CGAACGCGGCCGCGAAGTGGTCGAGCCCGCGATCGAGACCGTGGCCGAGCTGCTCGACCGGCTCCTCGCGCCGCTCGGCGGCCGGGACGGCGACCGCACCGCGGCCCTGAGCCGCGAACTCACGCTCCTCCTCGACACCCCCCTGGATCCCTGAAGGGACAAGACATGGACCTGCTGCACCACGAAGAGTCCGGCACCGGCACCCCGATCGTCTTCCTGCACGGCAACCCCGGCTCGTCGCACGGCTGGCGCGCCGTCCTCCCCCACGTCGGCGGTGGCCGCCTGCTGGCCCCCGACCTCATCGGCATGGGCCGCTCCGCGAAACCCGACATCGAGTACTCCTTCGCCGACCACGCCCGCCACCTCGACGCCTGGTTCGACGCGCTCGGCCTGGACGACGTCGTCCTCGTCGGGCACGACTGGGGCGGCGCGCTCGCCTTCGACCACGCCGCCCGGCACCCGGACCGCGTCCGCGGGGTGGCGTTCTTCGAGACGATCGTCAAGCCGATGGCCTGGGAAGACCTGTCGCCCCAGGCGGCCGAGCGGTCGCGCCGGATCCGCACGCCGGGCGTCGGCGAGGAGATGGTGCTGGAGCAGAACCTGTTCGTGCGGCAGGCGTTCACCGGCGGGGTGCGCACGCCGGTGGGGGACCTCGAGCCGTACCTCGCGCCGTTCCCGACGCCCGAGAGCCGCCGGCCGATCCTCGCGTGGGCACGGCAGCTGCCGCTCGGCGGCGAGCCGGCCGAGCTGATCCCCCGCATCGAGGCCTACGACGAGTGGCTGAAGACCAGCGCCGGCACGCCGAAGCTGCTCCTGACCTTCGAAGGCTCACCCACGCTGCTCATCGGCGAAAAGCTGACGCGGTGGTGCGAACGGAACGTCGCCGCGCTCGACGTCGTCGCCTGCGGGGAAGCCGGGCACCACGCCCAGGAGGACCGCCCGAAGGAGATCGCCGCCGAGATCGCGGCGTGGCTGGACCGGCACGGCCTCCGGTGAGTCAGCGGTGCCGCAGCGACGGGGTCGCGTCCATGCCGAGGACGCGGGCCGCGACCCAGGCCAGCGCGTCGGCGGTGCGGGCCGGGGTGTCCGACGGCTGCATGACGTGGCTGAGCACCGTGCGCACGACGATGTCGATCACGACGGCGACCTGCTCGTCGGTGAGCGGCGGGTGGTAGGCGGCGACGCGCGCGGTGAGCATCGTCTTGGCCTTCGTCAGCAGCGTGCCCGCCTCGGTGGTCAGCAGCGGGAGCAGCTCGGGGGCGGTGCCGTGCGTGGCGGAGGCGATCGCGCGCAGCAGGATGTTGTCGTCGGCCAGCTCGAGGACCGAGCGGACGGCGTCGTACATCGCCTCGACCAGGTCGGTCTCGTGCCGGTCGAAGGCGGCGACGACGACCGAGAGGAACCGGTCGAGCTCGTGCGCGACCATCGCCTCGGCCAGCGCGGCCTTGGACCCGATCTCGTTGTAGACGGTCTGGCGGCTCACGCCCACGACCTCGGCCAGCCGGGCCATCGTGACCGCCGGCCAGCCGGACCGCGCGGTCAGCTCGATCGCCGCGGTGATGATCGGCCGCCGGTGCTGGCCCCCCTCGGGCGGGGCCGGAAGTGCGGCGCTCATGATCGCCATTCTAGGCCGCTCCCGCGAAGGCCAGCGCTTCCGCCCACGCCGCCCGCGCGGCGACGCGCCTGCGGTACTTCATGATCTCGCGCGGGCGGTCGACGGTCAGCGCGCCGACGATCCGGTCGCCGCGGCGGTACAGCGTCACCCCGCCCGCGGACACCACCTCGTCGGCGCGTGGGGTGCCGACGAACTGGATCCGGTGGCCGTACCAGTCGGACCAGAAGTACGGTACGGCCTCGAGGGCGCGCGCCGACGCCGGATCGAGCGCGTGGCGAGCGGCGGCCGCACCCTGCTCGGCCGCGCTCGTCCAGTGCTCGAGCCGCATCGGCTCGCCGTCGAACAGCGGGTTGACCACGTGCGCGACGTCGCCCGCCGCGTAGACGCCCGGCGGGCCCGCGGACAGCGTCGCGTCGCACACCACGCCGCGGTCGCGCTCGTGCAGTGTCAGGCCGCTGCCTTCGAGCCACCCGGTGGCCGGGACCGCGCCGATGCCGGCGACCACGAGGTCCGCGGGCACGACCTCGCCGCCGGCCAGCCGGACACCCTCGTCCGCGACCCCGGTGACCTCGGTGGCGAGCCGCAGCTCGGTGCCGGCCGCGCGGTGCAGGCCGGCCAGCTCCGCCCCGGCCGCTTCCCCGACCGCGCGGACGAGCGGGACGGCCGCCGCCTCCACGATCGTCACCGGCAGGCCGCGCTTGCGTGCCGCCGACGCGACTTCCGAACCGATGAACCCCGCACCGATCACGACCGTTCGCGCACCGTCGTCCAGCGCGGCGCGCACCGCGACGGCGTCTTCGGCGGTCCGCAGCGTGCGTGCCCCGGGGAGGCGGCGCGCGGTCGCACCGGTGGCGATGACCACGGCGTCGTAGTGCACGGCCGTCCCCGCGACGGTCACCACGCGCGCGTCGGTGTCGAGGCCTTCGGCCGGAGCACCCAGCATCAGTTCGACGCCGAGTTCGTCCCGCAGCACGGTTTCGGGGTGGAACGGCTCGACGCGGCCGGGACCGCCGGCGTCGAGGAACGCCTTCGACAGCGGCGGCCGGTCGTACGGCAGGTGCTCCTCGGCCCCGACCAGGACGATCCGGCCGCGGTACCCGGTGCGGCGCGCGGACTCCACCGCGCGCAGCCCGGCCAGCGAAGCGCCGACGACGACGAAAGTCATGTCAGTCCGTCAGCTTCAGGGCCAGCACGGGACAGGAGTCGACCGCCGCGGCGAGGTCCGTCCGGTGTTCCTCGCCGGGGCGCTCGTCGAGCACCACGACCGTGCCGTCTTCGCCGACCTCGAAGAAGTCCGGCGCCATCGCTTCGCACATGCCCAGGCCGTCACACTTGCCGCGGTCCGCTTCGATCCGCATCACGCACCCACCCGGCCCGGCGCGACGAAGTCGACCTTTTCGCGCACGCCGCAGTCCGGGCAGCACCAGGAGTCCGGGATCGCCGACCACGGCGTGCCGGCCGGGAAGCCCTCGCGCGGGTCGCCGAGCTGCTCGTCGTAGACGTAGCCGCAGCCCGGGCACATGCCGCCCTCGCTGGCGTCGCCGTGGGTGTCGG
This genomic window from Amycolatopsis mongoliensis contains:
- a CDS encoding NAD(P)/FAD-dependent oxidoreductase, translated to MTFVVVGASLAGLRAVESARRTGYRGRIVLVGAEEHLPYDRPPLSKAFLDAGGPGRVEPFHPETVLRDELGVELMLGAPAEGLDTDARVVTVAGTAVHYDAVVIATGATARRLPGARTLRTAEDAVAVRAALDDGARTVVIGAGFIGSEVASAARKRGLPVTIVEAAAVPLVRAVGEAAGAELAGLHRAAGTELRLATEVTGVADEGVRLAGGEVVPADLVVAGIGAVPATGWLEGSGLTLHERDRGVVCDATLSAGPPGVYAAGDVAHVVNPLFDGEPMRLEHWTSAAEQGAAAARHALDPASARALEAVPYFWSDWYGHRIQFVGTPRADEVVSAGGVTLYRRGDRIVGALTVDRPREIMKYRRRVAARAAWAEALAFAGAA
- a CDS encoding haloalkane dehalogenase — encoded protein: MDLLHHEESGTGTPIVFLHGNPGSSHGWRAVLPHVGGGRLLAPDLIGMGRSAKPDIEYSFADHARHLDAWFDALGLDDVVLVGHDWGGALAFDHAARHPDRVRGVAFFETIVKPMAWEDLSPQAAERSRRIRTPGVGEEMVLEQNLFVRQAFTGGVRTPVGDLEPYLAPFPTPESRRPILAWARQLPLGGEPAELIPRIEAYDEWLKTSAGTPKLLLTFEGSPTLLIGEKLTRWCERNVAALDVVACGEAGHHAQEDRPKEIAAEIAAWLDRHGLR
- a CDS encoding ferredoxin, producing the protein MRIEADRGKCDGLGMCEAMAPDFFEVGEDGTVVVLDERPGEEHRTDLAAAVDSCPVLALKLTD
- a CDS encoding TetR/AcrR family transcriptional regulator — translated: MAIMSAALPAPPEGGQHRRPIITAAIELTARSGWPAVTMARLAEVVGVSRQTVYNEIGSKAALAEAMVAHELDRFLSVVVAAFDRHETDLVEAMYDAVRSVLELADDNILLRAIASATHGTAPELLPLLTTEAGTLLTKAKTMLTARVAAYHPPLTDEQVAVVIDIVVRTVLSHVMQPSDTPARTADALAWVAARVLGMDATPSLRHR